TCCCCGGAACCCTCAGACGGTGCTGAGCCACGCGTACCATCTCATTGATGACTCCCGACTGAAACCGACGTTGACGACGGCGGCGCTGCTGTTGTTCGCCAAGGATCCGTCGCGCTGGCACCCTCGCTGCGGCATCGACTTCGTCAAATACGAGGGGACGGAAAGGCAACACGGCAGCGCGTTCAACGTGGTCAAGCGCATCCGCTTCGAAGCTCCTCTGTGCCGTCTGATCGACGAGACGGTCGGCCGCGTGAAGGAGCACATCCGCGAGCGAACCATATTGCATGATTTGTTTTTTCGCGAACGCCTGGAGTATCCGATCTTCGCCTGGCAGGAGGCGCTGGTTAACGCGGTCGCCCACCGGGACTACAGCTTAACCGGCGCTCCGGTGGAGCTCTGGATGTTCGACGACCGCATCGAAGTGCGCAGTCCCGGGCTGCCGCCCTCCCCCGTTACCATCGAGCACCTTCACCGGCAGCAAAAAGTGCACTTCTCGCGCAATCCGTTGCTCGTGCGCGTGCTCGCCGACCTCGGTTATCTGAGAGAAATGGGAGAAGGAATTCCGCGGATGTTTCAGGAAATGGAGCGACACGGACTCCAGGCGCCGGAGTTTTCCACCGCAGGTTTTGTCTTCACCGTAACGCTCCGCAATACGCCGATCTACGACGGCGCGACGCTCCGATGGCTCAACCAGTTCGGCACGACGACGGTGAACCTACGCCAGCGGCGCTTGTTGGCGTATGCTTATTCGCACGGAAAATCATTTTCCACGACGGATTATCAGCGGGTCGCCGAGGTGGACCGTGACACCGCATACCGCGAGATCCGCGTGATGGTCAAGCAAGGAATCGTCGCTCCGGTCAAGCCCAAGAGCAGGAGTTACCGGATCATCGAGCGGCTCTAATGAATTTTTCTGAGTTGGCAAAACTCGCCGGCAGCTACGTGGAAGCTCGGGCGATCCAGGCGGCGCTGGAACTCGGCGTCTTTGAGGCTCTGATCAATTCACAGGAGGCGGGCGGTATCGCCGCCGCGATCCGTTGCGACGCTCGCGCCACGAAGCTTCTCCTGAACGCTCTGATCTCGATCGGTCTTCTGACTCGGGAAGAATC
This DNA window, taken from Candidatus Binatia bacterium, encodes the following:
- a CDS encoding ATP-binding protein, with translation MDGEEIGLLLRQERGQFLEFLSAYEYKKASAQKKTSDDLARDIARLVGGMANADGGVLLIGVEPDKSVTGIPHSPDEIQALIQSPQTSLRPSLNLSCQRIQLGNLLLIKFEVAASSEVHRIAGGRAFYRIATENPALPPEQIQSLKESKRHVFYERQHVLQATLEDLDMAAVAAVAEKVSDPRNPQTVLSHAYHLIDDSRLKPTLTTAALLLFAKDPSRWHPRCGIDFVKYEGTERQHGSAFNVVKRIRFEAPLCRLIDETVGRVKEHIRERTILHDLFFRERLEYPIFAWQEALVNAVAHRDYSLTGAPVELWMFDDRIEVRSPGLPPSPVTIEHLHRQQKVHFSRNPLLVRVLADLGYLREMGEGIPRMFQEMERHGLQAPEFSTAGFVFTVTLRNTPIYDGATLRWLNQFGTTTVNLRQRRLLAYAYSHGKSFSTTDYQRVAEVDRDTAYREIRVMVKQGIVAPVKPKSRSYRIIERL